Proteins encoded together in one Rhipicephalus sanguineus isolate Rsan-2018 chromosome 9, BIME_Rsan_1.4, whole genome shotgun sequence window:
- the LOC119405977 gene encoding probable rRNA-processing protein EBP2, translating into MSDSESVDTDEELQEKLAKGELKPGLYAIAPHVKKEFVNNTAALKQKLAEMELDLEWVETLTMVNGLAPLTPELSEQFGDMELKKNRKGDVVRGAAEDAVHHDFKREMAFYRQAQAAVLEGIPRLHELGVVTKRPEDYFAQMAKADTHMTKVREKLLSKKVALERSEKARKMRELKKFGKKVQVEVLQQRQKEKREMMENLKKFKKGHGSLDFLENSGRQKGPKPGASGNQPGRGKGLTKSQMKRQYKDKKYGYGGQRKRSKFNTASSSADVEGFSRKKHNTAPGAGKKKRLGKSRRKKK; encoded by the exons ATGTCCGATTCGGAGTCGGTCGACACTGATGAAGAG TTGCAAGAGAAACTTGCAAAGGGTGAATTGAAGCCCGGACTCTACGCCATCGCTCCTCATGTCAAGAAGGAGTTCGTCAACAACACG GcagcgctgaagcagaagctcGCCGAAATGGAGCTCGACTTGGAGTGGGTTGAGACTCTCACTATGGTTAACGGGTTGGCGCCCCTGACGCCCGAGCTGTCGGAGCAGTTTGGCGACATGGAGCTGAAAAAGAACCGCAAGGGCGACGTGGTCAGGGGTGCCGCTGAGGACGCCGTGCACCACGACTTCAAACGTGAAATGGCATT CTACCGCCAGGCTCAGGCAGCTGTGCTGGAGGGCATTCCACGCCTCCACGAGTTGGGCGTCGTGACAAAGAGGCCCGAGGACTACTTTGCCCAGATGGCCAAGGCAGACACGCACATGACGAAGGTGCGCGAGAAGCTGCTGTCCAAGAAGGTGGCCCTGGAACGCTCTGAGAAGGCTCGCAAGATGCGAGAGCTCAAGAAGTTTGGCAAGAAG GTTCAAGTCGAGGTGTTGCAGCAGCGGCAGAAAGAGAAGCGAGAAATGATGGAGAACTTGAAGAAGTTCAAGAAAG GCCATGGCTCCTTGGATTTCTTAGAAAACAGCGGGAGGCAAAAAGGCCCGAAACCGGGTGCTAGTGGCAACCAGCCGGGACGGGGCAAGGGCCTCACAAA GTCGCAGATGAAGCGACAATATAAGGACAAGAAGTACGGCTATGGTGGGCAGCGCAAGCGCTCCAAGTTCAACACGGCCAGCAGCTCGGCGGACGTAGAGGGCTTCAGCCGAAAGAAGCACAACACAGCACCTGGTGCTGGCAAG AAGAAGCGCCTTGGGAAGTcaaggagaaaaaagaaatga